AGGCGATCCTCGCCGGGTGGTCCGAAGAGCGCGTCGACCGGTACCTGCACGGCCTCGAGCCACGGCCGTTCGCGACGAACACCATCACCGACACCGACGCCCTCCGGGAGGAGATCCGAATCACCGGGGAGCGGGGGTACGCCATCAACGACGAGGAGCGGATGGACGGGCTCCGCGGCGTCGCAGTCACCGTGTTCGACGAGAACCACGCCGTGTTGGGTGGGCTCGGGGTGTTCGGACCCGTGAGCAGGTTCACCGAGCGGGAGATGCACGAGCGGCTGCCGCCGGTGCTGCGTCACAAGGCGGAGGAGATCAAGATCGCACTCGCGTACGGCTGAACTCGCGAATCGGCCCTGCCCAGGGCGCTACACGGATCGACTACGGTCCTCGTCGTCTCGCGTGGAGCCGCCGTCGTTCCGGTATGTGGAACCGGGTATCGAGTGACTGTCGAACCCCGGATAACACGCATATGCCTGTAACGATCGGGCCGGGCGAGCGGTACAGATCCCCGATTCGGGTCCACAGAAGCGAGTACGAATTGGAGTAATTAAATATATTTCAGATAGCGAAGGTCCTCGGGATACGAGTCGGGCCGACCGGGGTTCGAGAGTGAGGACGTGAACGGATCGGAACCGAAACGGGATAGTCGTGGCGAGGAGAACGAGGACACCGACATGAAAGCGGTCGTTCCCGCCGCGGGCGAGGGCTCGAGACTCGGAGAACACACCGACGAACGTCCGAAGCCGCTGGTCGAGGTGAGCGGAGAACCGATCCTCACTCGCTGTTTCGCTCGACTCGTCGACGCCGGGGTGAGCGAACTCGTCGTCGTGGTCGGCTACCGAGGCGAGGAGATCACCGGGTACTACGGCCGCTCGTTCGAAAGCATTCCAATAAGTTACGTCCACCAGCACGAACGACTTGGTCTCGCACACGCGATCTCGCGAGCGGAAGAACGGGTCGATGGGGAGTTCCTCGTCTACAACGGGGACAACGTGATATCGGGGAACCTCGGGGAGGTGATTGAGGGTCAGCGATCCGGGGCGGACGCGACGCTCCTCGTCGACCGGGTCTCGGAAACGGAGGCGCGCGAGACGGGCGTCCTCGACGTCGACGACGACGGCCGCCTCCGTCGGATCGTGGAGAAGCCGGCGGAGCCGCCGTCGACGCTCGTCACGACAGGGGTGTACGGACTCTCCCCGGAGATATTCGACGCCTGCCGACGGATCGACCCCTCGGATCGTGGGGAGTACGAACTCGCCGACGCGCTGACGCTGCTGATCGAAGGGGGCCGACGCGTCGAGGTCGTCGAACTCGACGGGTGGCGGGTGAACGTCAACACCCCCGAGGACGTCGAACGCGCGGAACGGCTGCTCGCCGGCGAGCGCTGACGGCGAACCTGAGCCGCTTACGACGCGCGGACGAGCGGGTCGTACCAGTCCTCGTTCTCGCGATACCAGTCGATGAACCGGGAGACGCCCTCCCGGATCGTGGTCGTCGGCTCGTAACCGAGCAGCTCGTTCGCCTTCGAGATGTCCGAGTGGGTGTGTTCGGCGTCGGCATCGTTCCGGTCGCCGTACTCGATCTCGAGGTCGGGTGCGAGCTGGTCGCGCACCTCCTCGGCGAGCGTCCTGATATCGATCCTGTCGGTGCTTCCCAGGTTCATCACCTCGCCGTCGGCGGCGTCGTTCGCGAGGAGCTCTCGGTTCGCCCAGCGGACGTCGTCGACGTAGGTGAAATCCCGGGTCTGGGTACCGTCGCCGTAGATGACGGGTGGTTCGCCGTGGAGACAGCGCGAGACGAAGTTGCTGATCGCCATGTTCGGGCGCATCCGCGGGC
This region of Halalkalicoccus sp. CGA53 genomic DNA includes:
- a CDS encoding sugar phosphate nucleotidyltransferase encodes the protein MNGSEPKRDSRGEENEDTDMKAVVPAAGEGSRLGEHTDERPKPLVEVSGEPILTRCFARLVDAGVSELVVVVGYRGEEITGYYGRSFESIPISYVHQHERLGLAHAISRAEERVDGEFLVYNGDNVISGNLGEVIEGQRSGADATLLVDRVSETEARETGVLDVDDDGRLRRIVEKPAEPPSTLVTTGVYGLSPEIFDACRRIDPSDRGEYELADALTLLIEGGRRVEVVELDGWRVNVNTPEDVERAERLLAGER